A region of Pseudorasbora parva isolate DD20220531a chromosome 14, ASM2467924v1, whole genome shotgun sequence DNA encodes the following proteins:
- the lpar3 gene encoding lysophosphatidic acid receptor 3, protein MASNNTCYHDQPMAFFYNNSNITSDEWDQTQLILVQCFGSICCCFILVANAMIIAAVVTNRRFHYPFYYLLANLALSDFLAGIAYVYLMFHTGKISRDLTVQGYFFRQGLLDTSLSASLTNLLVIALERYISIMNWKVHSNLTKRRVTLLIALVWGISIFMGAVPSLGWNCICSLDLCSKLAPIFSRSYLIFWSISNLVLFLIMVGVYLRIYFYVMKKTVVMKSHTSASLNRKRTPVKLIKTVMTVLGAFVICWTPGLVVLLMDGLKCERCEVLKFKRWLLLLAVLNSVMNPIIYSYRDEEMWTTIKNLMCCIRSGTRRQRSSKANIQRGSGRETTSSLKENTAEDSKVSTQEMLKS, encoded by the exons ATGGCAAGTAATAACACTTGCTACCATGATCAGCCCATGGCCTTTTTCTACAACAACAGCAACATAACCTCAGATGAATGGGACCAAACACAGCTCATCCTGGTTCAGTGTTTTGGATCCATCTGCTGTTGCTTCATCCTAGTGGCCAACGCCATGATCATTGCAGCGGTGGTGACGAACAGAAGGTTTCACTACCCCTTCTACTATCTCCTCGCCAATCTTGCCCTCTCAGACTTTCTCGCCGGGATCGCTTACGTGTATCTCATGTTCCATACAGGGAAAATATCTCGTGATCTAACCGTTCAAGGCTATTTCTTTCGGCAGGGTTTGCTGGACACGAGTCTCTCAGCATCCCTGACCAACCTCCTGGTGATCGCCCTCGAGCGCTACATCTCCATCATGAACTGGAAGGTCCACAGTAACCTCACCAAACGGCGAGTGACCCTGCTGATTGCCCTTGTGTGGGGTATATCGATATTCATGGGGGCCGTGCCTAGTTTGGGCTGGAACTGTATCTGTAGTCTGGACCTGTGCTCCAAACTGGCTCCCATCTTTAGCCGGAGCTACCTGATCTTCTGGTCCATTTCCAACCTGGTGCTCTTCCTCATTATGGTGGGTGTATACTTGAGGATATACTTCTATGTTATGAAAAAGACTGTCGTCATGAAGTCGCACACTTCTGCATCTTTAAACCGTAAGAGGACGCCCGTCAAACTCATCAAAACTGTGATGACCGTACTAG GAGCGTTTGTGATCTGTTGGACCCCTGGACTTGTGGTTCTGCTCATGGATGGCCTCAAGTGCGAGCGATGCGAAGTCCTGAAATTCAAGCGCTGGCTGCTGCTCCTCGCCGTCCTCAACTCAGTCATGAACCCGATCATCTACTCCTACAGAGACGAGGAAATGTGGACCACCATCAAGAACCTAATGTGCTGCATTCGCAGTGGGACGAGGCGACAGAGGTCGTCCAAGGCCAACATTCAACGCGGCTCCGGTCGGGAGACAACCAGCAGCCTGAAAGAAAATACAGCAGAGGACAGCAAGGTCTCCACACAGGAGATGCTGAAGTCTTGA